A portion of the Treponema rectale genome contains these proteins:
- a CDS encoding carboxypeptidase regulatory-like domain-containing protein, which translates to MKKLHSSLRRCVLFFLPAVMLATLASCSLLDGNSKTGRYTVKGTITAKEDGTPLEGVEITVEGLSSVTATTSSNGTYTLSGLGKGSVSLKAKKSGYTIIPTYENASEVSSGSTLNIAKAAKAGTVYNADFIAVKGDSVTISDIQGSSLESPMKDESVTVTGVVTMVCHRAPHFKYDTTDQDGSTVPQWLSYDGFFLEALPEDKDLSGNKSNGIFINTHDDAYDATEETHWKEGIPTDLQAGDVVVVSGVVEETRTLDRYGSSDGTLTRTEINAVTVFHKTENNVNLTAAYPDGVLLTYSSAKKNSWLSGHETDGYREARVIKADSDESAPMKDAISVLESVESMVIRIEDPLVVGATYYNLTSVLADGGLTPDNSNSINGYPRTFNEKWQGNVIWENETTGVQDFNEEVLFVDYQAVDWTTFYPITQIGDYLIDSTGARVFRGVMDYTVDGLYMAHPLNNEAACYVTGSSNAQTSSTPYYTRSDTAVITSVTGNTVPNQKWNFDITDSWYYAANSAVAAETSGNGTATSKSVKTTKSVPWRTGSKAASFDANELFTPKWTSESSTTKGNTNLNSLTVAAFNIENYEAQGSSNSKQENVALVIKNNLLYPDVLVIVEMGDDTSTTIHYDNQDNSWAEKDGVVTAVRNFSGIIDVIKKYNGPQYDFMCVDPHEQDSGGKPGVNIRVGIMYNTERVTAKHSGLPSNDYFNTHGGSLDSNGNRDYSTCSALLDESEWPVQTANHHAQGWALAEAEAGVYKGTDGNPHLTQSPCYIHSSYFNNSRRPIIGEFVINNADGTPSDQNFFVVGCHLGSKRGDFPLYGNIQPPLLLSEVKRDGQARTVYDFVNSILGIDENAKVIVGGDMNDFAYSTPQRILKGEIGNQIMWSIVEETMPYVEQFSYTFQGNLQEIDHIFVTKALWDKVGFSLADKTDKNDETWKDYCFIPHINSMFTRNNHVNLSDHDPDLVRIPDVFTIE; encoded by the coding sequence ATGAAAAAGCTTCATTCATCATTGCGAAGATGCGTGCTGTTTTTCTTGCCTGCAGTTATGCTTGCGACCCTTGCTTCCTGTTCCTTACTGGACGGAAACAGTAAAACAGGCCGCTATACCGTAAAAGGAACGATTACTGCAAAAGAAGACGGTACGCCTCTGGAAGGTGTTGAAATCACAGTAGAAGGCCTTTCTTCAGTTACTGCAACCACATCTTCCAACGGAACCTATACCTTAAGCGGACTCGGAAAAGGTTCTGTTTCGTTAAAAGCAAAGAAGTCCGGCTATACAATCATTCCGACATATGAAAATGCTTCGGAAGTTTCATCCGGCAGTACGCTTAATATTGCAAAAGCAGCAAAAGCAGGAACTGTCTATAATGCAGACTTCATAGCAGTTAAGGGAGATTCGGTTACTATCTCGGATATACAGGGAAGTTCCCTTGAAAGCCCTATGAAAGACGAAAGCGTAACAGTAACTGGTGTTGTAACAATGGTATGCCACCGTGCACCACATTTTAAATATGATACAACAGATCAGGACGGTTCTACTGTTCCTCAGTGGCTCAGCTACGACGGATTCTTCCTTGAAGCCCTTCCGGAAGACAAAGATCTTTCAGGAAACAAATCAAACGGTATTTTCATCAATACTCATGATGATGCCTATGATGCTACTGAAGAAACCCACTGGAAAGAGGGAATTCCTACAGATCTTCAGGCAGGAGATGTTGTGGTTGTAAGCGGTGTTGTAGAAGAAACAAGAACCCTTGACCGCTACGGCTCTTCAGACGGAACCCTTACCCGTACGGAAATCAATGCAGTAACTGTTTTTCACAAGACAGAAAACAATGTGAACCTTACTGCCGCTTATCCGGACGGAGTTTTACTTACATATTCATCTGCCAAAAAAAACAGCTGGCTTTCAGGACATGAAACAGACGGCTACAGGGAAGCCCGCGTAATAAAGGCAGACAGCGACGAAAGCGCTCCTATGAAGGATGCCATCAGCGTTCTTGAAAGCGTAGAAAGCATGGTAATCAGAATTGAAGATCCTCTTGTTGTAGGAGCAACTTACTATAACCTTACTTCCGTTCTTGCAGACGGGGGACTGACACCTGACAATTCAAATTCCATCAACGGTTATCCGCGTACATTCAACGAAAAGTGGCAGGGCAACGTTATCTGGGAAAACGAAACAACCGGAGTACAGGACTTTAACGAAGAAGTTCTCTTTGTAGACTATCAGGCTGTTGACTGGACAACCTTCTACCCTATTACACAGATCGGTGACTATCTTATTGATTCAACAGGTGCAAGAGTTTTCCGCGGTGTAATGGATTATACGGTAGACGGTCTTTACATGGCACATCCGCTTAATAATGAAGCTGCCTGCTATGTAACCGGTTCTTCAAATGCACAGACCAGTTCTACTCCTTACTATACAAGAAGTGACACTGCAGTCATTACAAGCGTAACAGGCAACACAGTTCCTAACCAGAAATGGAATTTTGACATTACAGATTCCTGGTATTATGCGGCAAATTCAGCTGTAGCAGCAGAAACTTCAGGAAACGGCACTGCAACTTCAAAGTCAGTAAAGACCACAAAATCTGTTCCATGGAGAACAGGATCAAAAGCAGCTTCCTTTGATGCTAATGAACTGTTTACACCAAAATGGACCAGTGAGTCTTCCACTACAAAAGGAAACACAAACCTTAACAGCCTTACTGTAGCTGCATTCAACATTGAAAACTATGAAGCTCAGGGTTCATCAAACAGCAAGCAGGAAAATGTTGCTCTCGTCATAAAGAACAATCTTCTTTATCCGGATGTACTTGTTATTGTTGAAATGGGTGATGATACTTCAACTACAATTCATTATGACAATCAGGATAATTCCTGGGCGGAAAAAGACGGTGTCGTTACTGCAGTAAGAAACTTCTCCGGAATCATTGACGTAATAAAAAAATATAACGGACCGCAATACGACTTTATGTGCGTTGATCCCCACGAACAGGACTCAGGCGGAAAACCTGGCGTTAATATCCGCGTAGGAATCATGTACAATACTGAACGCGTAACAGCAAAGCACAGCGGACTTCCATCAAACGATTACTTTAATACTCACGGAGGCAGTCTGGACAGCAACGGAAACCGCGACTATTCTACCTGTTCAGCATTACTTGATGAAAGTGAATGGCCGGTACAGACGGCAAATCACCATGCTCAGGGCTGGGCCCTTGCAGAAGCAGAAGCAGGCGTATACAAAGGAACGGACGGAAATCCTCACCTTACGCAAAGCCCGTGCTACATTCATTCAAGCTATTTTAACAACAGCCGCCGTCCTATAATCGGAGAGTTTGTAATAAACAACGCAGACGGTACTCCATCTGACCAGAACTTCTTTGTTGTAGGATGCCACCTGGGTTCAAAACGCGGAGACTTCCCTCTGTACGGAAACATCCAGCCGCCACTCCTTCTCAGTGAAGTTAAACGTGACGGACAGGCAAGAACCGTTTATGACTTTGTAAACTCAATTCTCGGAATTGATGAAAATGCAAAAGTTATTGTCGGCGGAGACATGAATGACTTTGCATATTCTACGCCTCAGCGCATTCTTAAAGGCGAAATCGGTAATCAGATAATGTGGAGCATTGTAGAAGAAACAATGCCTTACGTTGAACAGTTCTCATATACATTCCAGGGCAACCTCCAGGAAATTGACCACATCTTTGTAACAAAAGCTCTGTGGGACAAGGTAGGTTTCTCCCTTGCTGACAAAACAGACAAGAACGATGAAACATGGAAAGATTACTGTTTTATTCCCCATATCAATTCAATGTTTACGCGCAATAACCACGTAAATCTTTCTGACCATGATCCTGACTTAGTCAGAATCCCGGATGTATTTACTATAGAATAA
- a CDS encoding ABC-F family ATP-binding cassette domain-containing protein, producing MAFVQFSKVSLSFGNRDILKDVSVNLATGTKAALTGANGAGKSTLIKIMAGLVEPDSGERIAQKDARVAYLPQSGLVHSGCTLKEEADKAFLWGYELQEKIDSLGEQMAKAPDNVRLAEEHSALLQKLEESGWYRREALAEQILLGLGFNREDFSKQTQEFSGGWQMRIALAKCLMSGPDILLLDEPTNYLDIEARNWLEKFLDDFKGGFLLVSHDRYFLDHTINEVYELFGGDLKRYPGNFTHYEQVREIELNTLIAEYEKQQAEIQHLQDFINRFGAKATKAAQAQERQKMLDKLLENEIVIPENLKKIHFSFPQAPHSGQIVLTLNGICKNYGSGDVLHNLDLVIEKNERLVVCGRNGEGKSTLLRILCGEDKDFTGEVKTGSGVQIGYFSQDSAEKISGTQTILDYMESRCPLELVPKIRDMLGAFLFRGDDVYKSINVLSGGEKSRIALLELLLRPVNLLILDEPTNHLDMHSKDVLLDALKCFGGTVIFVSHDRGFIEDLSTKVLELKGGKYRLFPGDYKYYMQRMEAEEAGEIPAAETSSSKKQTSQTVTESPVSETKRSWEEQKKLEAQKRKAEKELEKIESQITELEEKKSVLENQLASPEVYSNGEKAKAVQKQITELASQIDELTEKWESLA from the coding sequence ATGGCATTCGTTCAATTTTCTAAAGTTTCACTTTCTTTTGGCAACAGGGACATTCTTAAGGATGTCTCTGTTAATCTTGCAACGGGAACAAAGGCTGCCCTTACAGGAGCTAACGGTGCAGGAAAATCTACTCTTATTAAAATAATGGCAGGGCTTGTAGAACCGGACTCAGGCGAACGCATTGCTCAAAAAGATGCCAGAGTTGCCTACCTTCCTCAAAGCGGACTTGTTCACTCAGGCTGCACTCTGAAAGAAGAAGCAGACAAAGCATTTTTATGGGGATATGAACTTCAGGAAAAAATAGACTCTCTGGGAGAACAGATGGCAAAAGCCCCGGACAACGTAAGGCTTGCCGAAGAGCACTCTGCCCTGCTCCAGAAACTTGAAGAAAGCGGCTGGTACCGGAGGGAAGCTCTTGCAGAACAGATTCTTCTTGGTCTGGGATTTAACAGGGAGGACTTCTCCAAACAGACCCAGGAATTTTCCGGCGGATGGCAGATGAGGATAGCCCTTGCCAAATGCCTTATGAGCGGACCGGACATTCTTCTTCTTGACGAACCTACAAACTATCTTGATATCGAAGCCCGCAACTGGCTTGAAAAATTTCTTGATGACTTTAAAGGCGGCTTTCTTCTTGTAAGCCATGACAGATACTTTCTTGACCATACAATAAATGAAGTATACGAACTTTTTGGCGGTGACCTTAAACGTTATCCTGGAAACTTTACCCATTACGAACAGGTTCGTGAAATAGAACTGAACACCCTTATTGCTGAATATGAAAAGCAGCAGGCAGAAATACAGCATCTTCAGGACTTCATCAACAGGTTCGGTGCAAAAGCCACAAAAGCTGCACAGGCACAGGAAAGACAGAAAATGCTGGACAAGCTTCTGGAAAACGAAATCGTCATTCCTGAAAATCTTAAAAAAATTCATTTTTCTTTTCCCCAGGCGCCCCATTCAGGACAGATTGTACTTACGCTTAACGGCATCTGCAAAAACTACGGATCAGGAGATGTACTTCACAACCTTGACCTTGTAATAGAAAAAAACGAACGGCTTGTAGTATGCGGCCGCAACGGAGAAGGAAAATCTACACTTCTAAGAATACTCTGCGGGGAAGACAAAGATTTTACCGGAGAAGTAAAAACAGGTTCCGGAGTACAGATCGGTTATTTCAGTCAGGACAGTGCAGAAAAAATTTCAGGAACCCAGACTATTCTTGATTATATGGAAAGCCGGTGTCCCCTTGAACTTGTACCTAAAATAAGAGACATGCTGGGAGCATTCCTTTTCAGAGGGGACGATGTTTACAAAAGCATAAACGTTCTTTCAGGAGGAGAAAAAAGCCGTATTGCCCTGCTGGAACTTCTTTTACGGCCTGTAAACCTTCTTATTCTTGATGAACCTACAAACCATCTGGACATGCATTCAAAAGATGTTCTCCTTGACGCCCTTAAGTGTTTTGGCGGTACAGTTATTTTTGTAAGCCATGACCGTGGCTTTATAGAAGATCTTTCGACAAAAGTTCTGGAACTTAAAGGCGGTAAATACCGTCTGTTCCCTGGGGACTACAAATATTACATGCAGCGTATGGAAGCAGAAGAAGCAGGAGAGATACCTGCGGCAGAAACTTCTTCATCAAAAAAACAGACATCGCAGACTGTTACAGAAAGTCCTGTAAGCGAAACAAAACGCAGCTGGGAAGAACAGAAAAAACTTGAAGCCCAGAAACGTAAAGCCGAAAAGGAACTTGAAAAAATCGAATCCCAGATAACTGAACTTGAAGAAAAAAAATCTGTTCTCGAAAACCAGCTTGCCTCTCCGGAAGTCTACTCCAATGGAGAAAAAGCAAAAGCCGTGCAGAAACAGATTACAGAACTTGCTTCTCAGATTGATGAACTTACAGAAAAATGGGAATCACTGGCTTAA
- a CDS encoding SH3 domain-containing protein codes for MKKAFLLSVSALLASVFLALTSCSSEIMGYSVVLWNIHEENKGEKIAVADGTIVPVYLKSHINNVYVIGVPGSKTKIEIPLWKISEPESKKKASVTAKKYKNYKHQYAKCILDGLPIREAALNTSKQVYRLRKDEILRVLYEGKGVAPTTGSQKLEGKWLAVLTSEGTKGWCFSHNLRLFTMNADGSLGDGAEEAHVQETDDILDGMLESKWYPEYYSAMIKSGDINLDGMQPNYGFDTGLDSGNVELNLPGITVSSPFEGVTKTSNNVYRFNNSPFQVTVRNAKSIVVQYTNEKGTPRSYNFTTLDAGIRITALIADERTRRTNLFKTIRGAGPDFRSTSYGTLSFEANNEFTWNGYDLLVPAYITSEAEGSGTVSFKYFVPQSLKRSYDCVMTLTFNGMEKELTFLVKRESNGLRLTVANVTKSETSLYDSAKISIPSNPLILFFQN; via the coding sequence ATGAAAAAAGCTTTCTTACTTTCAGTTTCGGCTCTGCTTGCTTCAGTTTTTCTCGCTCTGACTTCCTGTTCCTCAGAAATAATGGGCTACAGTGTAGTCTTATGGAACATTCATGAAGAAAACAAAGGAGAAAAAATAGCAGTTGCAGACGGAACCATAGTTCCCGTTTACTTAAAGTCCCACATAAACAATGTATACGTAATCGGTGTACCTGGTTCAAAAACAAAAATCGAGATTCCACTGTGGAAGATATCCGAGCCTGAATCTAAGAAAAAAGCTTCCGTAACTGCAAAAAAATACAAGAACTATAAACATCAGTATGCAAAATGTATTTTGGACGGTCTTCCGATAAGGGAAGCTGCCCTTAACACATCAAAACAGGTTTACCGTTTAAGAAAAGATGAAATACTCCGTGTTCTATACGAAGGAAAAGGTGTTGCACCAACCACAGGTTCACAGAAACTTGAAGGAAAATGGCTTGCAGTCCTTACTTCAGAAGGAACAAAAGGCTGGTGCTTCAGCCACAACCTGAGGCTGTTTACAATGAATGCAGACGGTTCTCTTGGTGACGGTGCAGAAGAAGCCCATGTTCAGGAAACAGACGACATTCTGGACGGAATGCTCGAATCAAAATGGTACCCTGAATACTACTCGGCAATGATAAAGAGCGGAGACATCAACCTTGACGGAATGCAGCCTAACTACGGTTTTGACACGGGACTTGACTCCGGCAATGTTGAACTCAACCTTCCGGGGATTACAGTTTCTTCCCCATTTGAAGGAGTTACAAAAACAAGTAACAACGTTTACAGATTCAACAATTCACCTTTCCAGGTAACCGTAAGAAATGCAAAATCTATCGTTGTTCAGTACACTAACGAAAAAGGTACTCCACGCAGCTACAACTTTACAACCCTTGATGCAGGAATCAGAATAACTGCCCTCATTGCAGACGAGCGTACCCGCCGTACAAATCTCTTTAAGACTATCCGCGGTGCAGGTCCGGACTTCCGCAGTACAAGTTACGGAACTCTTTCTTTTGAAGCTAACAATGAGTTTACATGGAACGGCTATGACCTGCTGGTTCCGGCATACATCACTTCCGAAGCAGAAGGAAGCGGTACTGTTTCATTTAAATATTTTGTACCTCAGTCGCTTAAACGTTCATACGACTGTGTAATGACACTGACTTTCAACGGAATGGAAAAAGAACTTACGTTCCTTGTGAAGCGGGAATCTAATGGACTTCGCCTTACTGTAGCAAACGTTACAAAATCAGAAACTTCGCTTTATGACAGTGCAAAAATAAGCATTCCGTCCAACCCGTTGATTTTATTCTTCCAGAACTAA
- the fabF gene encoding beta-ketoacyl-ACP synthase II, with amino-acid sequence MERRRVVITGMGVVSPVGNTVDEAWNSVKNGKSGIGRVTLFDPSRLEVQIAGEVKNLDTEKYGISSRATRKMARFTKFALTAAAQAIADSGYTKEELQKQKTGVLLGCCIGGIDATSEGFRKLDDPAAGPSRLPPLTTPLMISNEAAANVSIYYGLQGFSWTLGTACASGTDALGLATDVIRSGRCDVCISGGTEAAITEFSIASFEVLQALSRGHNDEPQKASRPFDKDRNGFVLSEGSAIFILEELEHAKARGAKIYAEVAGFGSSNDAFHITAPLKDGSGAALAVTEALADAGMKPEDIQYYNAHGTSTHANDCGETAMLKIAFGEHAKKLHISSTKSETGHLVGAAGAIEAMFCVKAIQDSFVPPTINLDNQDVEGGCDLNYTPNVGVSAEINAAASASLGFGGHNGCIIIKKYQD; translated from the coding sequence ATGGAAAGAAGAAGAGTTGTAATTACAGGAATGGGAGTTGTGTCTCCTGTAGGAAATACTGTTGACGAAGCCTGGAATTCAGTTAAAAACGGAAAAAGCGGAATCGGAAGAGTTACCCTCTTTGACCCTTCCCGTCTTGAAGTTCAGATTGCAGGGGAAGTAAAGAATCTTGATACGGAAAAATACGGAATTTCAAGCCGTGCTACAAGAAAAATGGCGCGGTTTACAAAATTTGCCCTTACAGCAGCTGCACAGGCTATTGCAGATTCAGGATACACAAAAGAAGAACTTCAGAAACAGAAAACCGGCGTACTTTTAGGATGCTGTATCGGCGGAATAGACGCAACCTCAGAAGGTTTCAGAAAACTTGATGATCCTGCTGCAGGACCTTCCCGTCTTCCACCTCTTACAACTCCTCTCATGATAAGCAACGAAGCTGCGGCAAACGTAAGCATTTACTACGGACTCCAGGGATTCAGCTGGACTTTAGGTACGGCATGTGCATCAGGAACAGATGCCCTCGGTCTTGCAACTGACGTTATCAGAAGCGGAAGATGTGACGTATGTATTTCCGGAGGAACGGAAGCTGCCATAACGGAATTTTCAATTGCCAGCTTTGAAGTTCTTCAGGCACTTTCAAGAGGTCACAATGATGAACCTCAGAAGGCAAGCCGTCCTTTTGATAAAGACCGCAACGGTTTCGTGCTGTCTGAAGGTTCTGCAATCTTCATTCTTGAAGAACTTGAACACGCAAAAGCCCGCGGAGCAAAAATCTATGCGGAAGTAGCAGGTTTCGGTTCCAGTAACGATGCCTTCCATATTACTGCTCCCCTCAAAGACGGAAGCGGTGCAGCCCTTGCTGTAACGGAAGCTCTTGCCGATGCAGGAATGAAACCGGAAGACATCCAGTACTACAATGCCCACGGAACTTCTACCCATGCCAATGACTGCGGAGAAACTGCAATGCTCAAAATTGCATTCGGTGAGCATGCAAAAAAGCTCCACATCTCTTCAACAAAAAGCGAGACTGGACATCTTGTAGGTGCTGCAGGCGCTATTGAAGCAATGTTCTGCGTAAAGGCAATTCAGGACAGTTTTGTTCCTCCTACAATTAACCTGGATAATCAGGATGTTGAAGGGGGCTGTGACCTTAACTACACTCCAAATGTAGGAGTAAGTGCAGAAATAAATGCAGCAGCCAGTGCTTCCCTCGGTTTTGGAGGACACAACGGCTGTATCATCATAAAAAAATATCAGGACTAA
- a CDS encoding phospho-N-acetylmuramoyl-pentapeptide-transferase translates to MLYYLGIFFGTDAFQNTPLRLFRMYSVLIVIALYAGFLSVRYLLPLFYKYLPSDRGRDFTLSKEVSKGKPTGAGVFFVTVFVILSFLLIPLNYLTGGILFLTWCMMLTGYLDDRSEKGWGEYIKAFLDFVIVTAMAIIMAHALKQSSPDGQIHFWFPFIKSPVAVPAWLYVIITIILLWVSVNTTNCTDGVDGLSSSLVLIGLLIMGTIFYILLGHANIAASLHVPQVIFDGDHLGPYFNGKEKLGLHLGAHLSVMCFSFAGVVMGYLWHNSYPSSVLMGDAGSRALGFFTGVCVLLSGNPLMFLATSTIICINGGLGLLKVALKRFLHISILTNIRFPLHDHMRKNHGWSPTQVLIKFMLIQIMISIAVLGIFFKIR, encoded by the coding sequence ATGCTTTACTATTTGGGAATTTTTTTTGGTACCGATGCATTTCAGAACACACCGCTAAGACTTTTCAGAATGTATTCTGTCCTGATTGTAATCGCTTTATATGCAGGTTTTCTGTCTGTAAGATATCTGCTTCCTCTTTTTTACAAATATCTTCCTAGTGACAGAGGCAGAGATTTTACACTGTCCAAGGAAGTCTCCAAAGGCAAACCTACTGGAGCGGGAGTTTTCTTTGTAACGGTATTCGTAATACTCAGTTTCCTCCTGATTCCACTGAACTACCTTACAGGCGGAATTCTTTTCCTTACCTGGTGCATGATGCTCACGGGATATCTTGATGACCGCAGTGAAAAAGGCTGGGGAGAATACATAAAGGCTTTTCTTGATTTTGTAATCGTTACGGCAATGGCAATCATAATGGCACATGCCTTAAAGCAGTCTTCTCCAGACGGACAGATTCATTTCTGGTTTCCCTTCATAAAATCTCCGGTTGCCGTTCCTGCATGGCTTTACGTAATCATTACCATAATCCTCCTGTGGGTTTCTGTAAATACAACTAACTGCACCGACGGAGTTGACGGCTTAAGTTCTTCCCTCGTACTCATAGGCCTGCTTATAATGGGAACTATCTTCTATATACTGCTTGGTCATGCAAATATTGCCGCAAGCCTTCACGTACCTCAGGTAATTTTTGACGGAGACCATCTGGGGCCTTATTTTAACGGTAAAGAAAAACTGGGACTTCACCTGGGAGCACATCTTTCTGTAATGTGCTTCAGTTTTGCCGGAGTCGTAATGGGATATCTCTGGCATAATTCTTATCCTAGTTCAGTCCTTATGGGAGATGCAGGTTCACGGGCACTTGGCTTCTTTACGGGAGTATGCGTCCTTCTCAGCGGAAACCCGCTCATGTTCCTTGCTACATCAACAATCATCTGTATAAACGGAGGACTTGGACTTCTGAAAGTCGCCCTCAAGAGATTCCTCCACATAAGCATCCTTACAAACATCAGGTTTCCTCTTCACGACCACATGAGAAAAAACCACGGATGGTCGCCTACACAGGTTCTGATTAAGTTCATGCTGATTCAGATTATGATTTCTATCGCGGTTCTTGGAATATTCTTCAAAATCCGCTGA